Proteins encoded within one genomic window of Tachysurus vachellii isolate PV-2020 chromosome 16, HZAU_Pvac_v1, whole genome shotgun sequence:
- the fbxl14b gene encoding F-box/LRR-repeat protein 14b, giving the protein METHVSCLFPEILAMIFSYLDVRDKGRVAQVCTAWRDASYHKSVWRGVEAKLHLRRANPSLFPSLQARGIRRVQILSLRRSLSYVIQGMPNIESLNLSGCYNLTDNGLGHAFVQEISSLRVLNLSLCKQITDSSLGRIAQYLKNLEVLELGGCSNITNTGLLLIAWGLHRLKSLNLRSCRHVSDVGIGHLAGMTRSAAEGCLTLEYLTLQDCQKLTDLSLKHISKGLARLKVLNLSFCGGISDAGMIHLSHMSSLWSLNLRSCDNISDTGIMHLAMGTLRLSGLDVSFCDKIGDQSLAYVAQGLYQLKSLSLCSCHISDDGINRMVRQMHELRTLNIGQCVRITDKGLELIADHLTQLTGIDLYGCTKITKRGLERITQLPCLKVLNLGLWQMTESEKVR; this is encoded by the coding sequence ATGGAGACTCACGTCTCGTGTCTCTTCCCAGAGATTTTAGCCATGATTTTCAGTTACTTGGACGTGAGGGACAAAGGCCGGGTGGCCCAAGTGTGCACAGCATGGAGAGACGCGTCCTACCACAAGTCCGTGTGGAGGGGGGTAGAAGCCAAGCTGCATCTCAGGAGGGCAAACCCATCCCTGTTCCCCAGCCTTCAGGCCCGGGGCATCCGGAGGGTGCAGATCCTCAGCCTGAGGCGCAGCCTGAGCTATGTGATCCAGGGCATGCCCAACATCGAGAGCCTGAACCTGAGCGGCTGCTACAACCTGACTGACAACGGCCTGGGGCACGCTTTCGTGCAGGAGATCTCCTCGTTGCGTGTTCTCAACCTGAGCCTGTGCAAGCAGATTACAGACTCCAGCTTGGGCAGGATAGCTCAGTACCTGAAGAACTTAGAGGTGCTGGAGCTGGGTGGCTGCAGCAACATCACAAATACTGGCTTGCTGCTGATTGCGTGGGGTTTGCACAGACTCAAGAGCCTCAACCTGAGAAGTTGCAGGCACGTCTCCGACGTGGGCATCGGACACCTGGCAGGCATGACCAGAAGCGCGGCTGAGGGATGCCTCACCTTGGAGTACCTCACGCTTCAGGACTGCCAGAAGCTCACGGACCTGTCTCTCAAGCACATCTCCAAAGGCTTGGCCAGGCTCAAAGTTCTCAACCTGAGCTTCTGCGGGGGCATCTCAGATGCCGGCATGATTCACCTGTCCCACATGTCCAGCCTGTGGAGTCTTAACCTGCGCTCGTGTGACAACATCAGTGACACGGGCATCATGCATCTCGCCATGGGAACACTACGACTTTCCGGCTTGGACGTGTCTTTCTGTGACAAGATCGGCGACCAGAGCCTGGCGTACGTAGCCCAGGGCCTTTACCAGCTGAAGTCCCTGTCTCTGTGCTCGTGCCACATAAGCGACGACGGCATCAACCGGATGGTGCGCCAGATGCACGAGTTGAGGACCCTGAACATTGGCCAATGTGTGCGGATTACAGACAAAGGCCTGGAGCTCATAGCGGACCATCTGACCCAGCTGACCGGCATTGATTTATATGGATGTACAAAAATTACTAAGAGGGGACTGGAGAGGATAACACAACTCCCCTGCCTTAAAGTTTTGAACCTCGGCCTTTGGCAGATGACTGAAAGTGAAAAAGTGCGGTAA